A stretch of the Acyrthosiphon pisum isolate AL4f chromosome A2, pea_aphid_22Mar2018_4r6ur, whole genome shotgun sequence genome encodes the following:
- the LOC100166352 gene encoding chloride channel protein 2 isoform X2: MDNENGRIPPDSHEYHHTLMYGRYTKELGDYVKATQQNISTPVIHGAANEEFSKYGGKISSTLEVVWRHSFAKLSEDWVFLTLLGLVMAVLSFAMDYGIDFTNEGRIWLFKDMAFNQYLQYIAWVLLPVSLITFAAGFVHLVAPQSIGSGIPEMKTILRGVALKEFLTLRTLIAKVVGVTATLGSGLPLGKEGPFVHIASITATLLTKVITSFKGIYENESRNTEMLAAACAVGVASCFGAPIGGVLFSIEVTTVYFAVRNYWRGFFSAVCSATVFRLLAVWFNKAETVKAFFPTHFTMEYPFDPQELTVFALLGVVCGIIGAGYVWAHRQYVLFMRQSKSMNSFLQKNRFLYPSLITFLTLTITFPLGTGKYIAGELNVHDQLTGLFSNFTWTKNEFTIEEAEMMNHWRTENTNVFICLSAYIAYNFVFSIIASTIPIPSGSFIPVFKTGAAFGRIVGELMHLWFPSGVRHGKFITPIIPGGYAVVGAAAFAGAVTHSISVSVIAFEMTGQITHIVPVMIAVLISNAVAVLLQPSLYDSIILIKNLPYLPDLLPSISGIYSVYVEDFMVRDVKYIWYNMSYRDLKKVLRENKVLRVFPLVDKPDSMILLGSVPRVELIKLIDRQVGKERRMQVVAKWQKEAQERLDEVERRRRENKERRPSRFEVTPAPDNLQRKHSISSQSLSTNPMIKVQCSSSLKGHPKKSILKKTNSFTLHNLTPMMTPSATPYSTITGAESRIRLAFEAIFHKSATLRDANPEQQSLTDITDKDRCSSQIIQVSKKVQLPKERVIDMSPEEQSEWEQTEMDKILDFGSCHIDPAPFQLVERTSLLKVHSVFSLVGVNHAYVTAIGRLVGVVGLKELRKAIEDTNSGTKLGHHKTSGFRSAAMESLLSNRQMDDDFGV, from the exons ATGTATGGACGTTACACGAAAGAATTGGGCGACTATGTCAAAGCAACGCAACAGAACATATCAACACCCGTCATACACGGCGCTGCTAACGAAGAATTCAGCAAGTACGGCGGGAAAATCAGTTCCACTTTGGAAGTCGTATGGCGCCATTCGTTCGCCAAGCTTAGCGAAGATTGGGTTTTTCTCACGTTATTGGGTCTCGTCATGGCTGTACTAAGTTTTGCCATGGATTACGGTATAGACTTCACCAATGAAG GAAGAATATGGCTATTCAAAGATATGGCGTTCAATCAGTATTTGCAGTACATTGCTTGGGTACTGTTACCGGTCAGTTTGATAACATTCGCAGCAGGATTCGTACACTTAGTTGCGCCTCAATCAATTG GTTCTGGAATACCAgagatgaaaacaatattaagaGGCGTCGCATTAAAAGAATTTCTCACCTTGAGAACGTTGATCGCGAAAGTTGTCGGAGTTACAGCAACCTTAGGTTCGGGTCTACCTCTCGGCAAAGAG GGCCCTTTCGTGCACATTGCCAGCATAACGGCCACGCTTTTGACGAAAGTAATTACCTCGTTCAAAGGAATCTACGAGAACGAATCGCGGAACACTGAAATGCTGGCTGCGGCGTGCGCGGTTGGAGTGGCCAGCTGTTTCGGGGCTCCAATAGGAGGTGTGCTCTTCAGCATCGAAGTAACGACCGTGTACTTCGCCGTGAGGAACTACTGGAGAGGTTTCTTTTCCGCAGTCTGTAGTGCGACCGTGTTTCGACTGTTAGCCGTATGGTTCAACAAAGCCG AAACCGTAAAGGCTTTTTTCCCGACCCATTTCACTATGGAATATCCATTCGATCCACAAGAGTTGACCGTTTTCGCTTTACTTGG GGTAGTCTGTGGAATTATCGGAGCCGGTTACGTTTGGGCGCACAGGCAATACGTTTTGTTTATGAGACAGAGTAAAAGTATGAACTCTTTCCTACAGAAGAA CCGTTTTTTATATCCGAGTCTCATCACGTTTCTCACGTTGACAATCACATTCCCATTAGGCACCGGTAAATATATTGCTGGTGAACTGAACGTACACGACCAA ttaacCGGGCTGTTTAGTAATTTCACATGGACCAAGAATGAGTTCACCATCGAGGAGGCAGAAATGATGAACCATTGGCGAACGGAAAACACCAACGTTTTCATATGTTTATCGGCTTACATAGCTTATAAT TTTGTGTTCTCTATAATAGCATCGACCATTCCAATACCATCCGGTAGTTTCATTCCAGTGTTCAAAACCGGAGCCGCGTTCGGTCGAATAGTTGGTGAACTCATGCACTTGTGGTTCCCGAGCGGCGTTAGACACGGGAAATTCATCACGCCTATCATACCAG gagGTTATGCCGTAGTCGGAGCAGCAGCTTTTGCCGGGGCCGTTACACATTCCATATCAGTGTCTGTAATTGCTTTCGAAATGACGGGACAGATCACTCATATTGTACCAGTCATG ATCGCCGTGTTAATATCAAACGCTGTAGCAGTATTATTACAACCTTCGCTATACGacagtattatactaataaagaaTCTACCCTACTTGCCAGATCTACTCCCGTCCATATcgg gtatttacaGTGTGTATGTAGAAGATTTTATGGTCAGAGATGTCAAGTACATTTGGTATAATATGAGTTACCGAGACCTTAAAAAAGTTCTGAGGGAAAATAAGGTTTTAAGAGTGTTTCCGTTAGTTGACAAACCAG actCTATGATTTTATTGGGTTCGGTACCTCGGGTCGAATTAATAAAACTGATCGATAGACAAGTTGGCAAAGAAAGGCGGATGCAGGTAGTCGCTAAATGGCAAAAAGAAGCACAGGAGAGACTTGACGAGGTAGAAAGGAGAAGAAGGGAAAACAAAGAAAGGAGACCTTCCAGATTCGAAGTCACGCCGGCACCAGATAATCTACAAAGGAAGCATTCAATTAGTTCTCAATCACTTTCTACAAATCCCATGAttaaa gtgCAATGCAGTTCTTCGTTGAAAGGACAtccaaaaaaatctatattaaaaaagaCAAACTCGTTTACTTTACATAACCTAACACCAATGATGACTCCGTCTGCGACACCGTATTCGACGATAACTGGAGCAGAAAGCcg CATACGACTAGCCTTTGAAGCTATATTCCACAAATCTGCTACACTTCGAGATGCAAACCCGGAACAGCAGAGCTTGACAGATATCACGGACAAGGATAGGTGTTCGTCACAAATCATACAAGTGTCCAAAAAAGTTCAACtg CCTAAGGAGAGGGTCATCGACATGTCACCGGAAGAGCAGAGCGAATGGGAACAAACGGAAATGGACaagattttagattttggttCCTGTCACATTGACCCGGCTCCGTTTCAGTTGGTAGAGAGGACGTCATTACTTAAGGTTCATTCGGTGTTCTCGTTGGTCGGTGTCAATCACGCGTACGTCACTGCCATTGGCCGCCTGGTCGGCGTTGTCGGCTTAAAAGaa ttgAGAAAAGCCATAGAAGACACCAACTCGGGAACCAAACTTGGACACCACAAGACATCAGGCTTCCGCAGCGCTGCGATGGAATCACTGTTAAGTAATCGACAGATGGACGATGACTTTGGCGTGTAG
- the LOC100166352 gene encoding chloride channel protein 2 isoform X1, whose translation MTVGKTAKISSPSMRRRKSALGEDDDLERETKALASFYPSPPPVDFVQSTMYGRYTKELGDYVKATQQNISTPVIHGAANEEFSKYGGKISSTLEVVWRHSFAKLSEDWVFLTLLGLVMAVLSFAMDYGIDFTNEGRIWLFKDMAFNQYLQYIAWVLLPVSLITFAAGFVHLVAPQSIGSGIPEMKTILRGVALKEFLTLRTLIAKVVGVTATLGSGLPLGKEGPFVHIASITATLLTKVITSFKGIYENESRNTEMLAAACAVGVASCFGAPIGGVLFSIEVTTVYFAVRNYWRGFFSAVCSATVFRLLAVWFNKAETVKAFFPTHFTMEYPFDPQELTVFALLGVVCGIIGAGYVWAHRQYVLFMRQSKSMNSFLQKNRFLYPSLITFLTLTITFPLGTGKYIAGELNVHDQLTGLFSNFTWTKNEFTIEEAEMMNHWRTENTNVFICLSAYIAYNFVFSIIASTIPIPSGSFIPVFKTGAAFGRIVGELMHLWFPSGVRHGKFITPIIPGGYAVVGAAAFAGAVTHSISVSVIAFEMTGQITHIVPVMIAVLISNAVAVLLQPSLYDSIILIKNLPYLPDLLPSISGIYSVYVEDFMVRDVKYIWYNMSYRDLKKVLRENKVLRVFPLVDKPDSMILLGSVPRVELIKLIDRQVGKERRMQVVAKWQKEAQERLDEVERRRRENKERRPSRFEVTPAPDNLQRKHSISSQSLSTNPMIKVQCSSSLKGHPKKSILKKTNSFTLHNLTPMMTPSATPYSTITGAESRIRLAFEAIFHKSATLRDANPEQQSLTDITDKDRCSSQIIQVSKKVQLPKERVIDMSPEEQSEWEQTEMDKILDFGSCHIDPAPFQLVERTSLLKVHSVFSLVGVNHAYVTAIGRLVGVVGLKELRKAIEDTNSGTKLGHHKTSGFRSAAMESLLSNRQMDDDFGV comes from the exons ATGACTGTAGGGAAAACTGCGAAAATTTCATCACCCTCTATGAGGAGACGAAAATCTGCTTTAGGTGAAGACGACGATTTGGAACGAGAAACAAAAGCATTAGCTTCATTTTATCCAAGTCCACCGCCCGTGGACTTTGTTCAAAGTACA ATGTATGGACGTTACACGAAAGAATTGGGCGACTATGTCAAAGCAACGCAACAGAACATATCAACACCCGTCATACACGGCGCTGCTAACGAAGAATTCAGCAAGTACGGCGGGAAAATCAGTTCCACTTTGGAAGTCGTATGGCGCCATTCGTTCGCCAAGCTTAGCGAAGATTGGGTTTTTCTCACGTTATTGGGTCTCGTCATGGCTGTACTAAGTTTTGCCATGGATTACGGTATAGACTTCACCAATGAAG GAAGAATATGGCTATTCAAAGATATGGCGTTCAATCAGTATTTGCAGTACATTGCTTGGGTACTGTTACCGGTCAGTTTGATAACATTCGCAGCAGGATTCGTACACTTAGTTGCGCCTCAATCAATTG GTTCTGGAATACCAgagatgaaaacaatattaagaGGCGTCGCATTAAAAGAATTTCTCACCTTGAGAACGTTGATCGCGAAAGTTGTCGGAGTTACAGCAACCTTAGGTTCGGGTCTACCTCTCGGCAAAGAG GGCCCTTTCGTGCACATTGCCAGCATAACGGCCACGCTTTTGACGAAAGTAATTACCTCGTTCAAAGGAATCTACGAGAACGAATCGCGGAACACTGAAATGCTGGCTGCGGCGTGCGCGGTTGGAGTGGCCAGCTGTTTCGGGGCTCCAATAGGAGGTGTGCTCTTCAGCATCGAAGTAACGACCGTGTACTTCGCCGTGAGGAACTACTGGAGAGGTTTCTTTTCCGCAGTCTGTAGTGCGACCGTGTTTCGACTGTTAGCCGTATGGTTCAACAAAGCCG AAACCGTAAAGGCTTTTTTCCCGACCCATTTCACTATGGAATATCCATTCGATCCACAAGAGTTGACCGTTTTCGCTTTACTTGG GGTAGTCTGTGGAATTATCGGAGCCGGTTACGTTTGGGCGCACAGGCAATACGTTTTGTTTATGAGACAGAGTAAAAGTATGAACTCTTTCCTACAGAAGAA CCGTTTTTTATATCCGAGTCTCATCACGTTTCTCACGTTGACAATCACATTCCCATTAGGCACCGGTAAATATATTGCTGGTGAACTGAACGTACACGACCAA ttaacCGGGCTGTTTAGTAATTTCACATGGACCAAGAATGAGTTCACCATCGAGGAGGCAGAAATGATGAACCATTGGCGAACGGAAAACACCAACGTTTTCATATGTTTATCGGCTTACATAGCTTATAAT TTTGTGTTCTCTATAATAGCATCGACCATTCCAATACCATCCGGTAGTTTCATTCCAGTGTTCAAAACCGGAGCCGCGTTCGGTCGAATAGTTGGTGAACTCATGCACTTGTGGTTCCCGAGCGGCGTTAGACACGGGAAATTCATCACGCCTATCATACCAG gagGTTATGCCGTAGTCGGAGCAGCAGCTTTTGCCGGGGCCGTTACACATTCCATATCAGTGTCTGTAATTGCTTTCGAAATGACGGGACAGATCACTCATATTGTACCAGTCATG ATCGCCGTGTTAATATCAAACGCTGTAGCAGTATTATTACAACCTTCGCTATACGacagtattatactaataaagaaTCTACCCTACTTGCCAGATCTACTCCCGTCCATATcgg gtatttacaGTGTGTATGTAGAAGATTTTATGGTCAGAGATGTCAAGTACATTTGGTATAATATGAGTTACCGAGACCTTAAAAAAGTTCTGAGGGAAAATAAGGTTTTAAGAGTGTTTCCGTTAGTTGACAAACCAG actCTATGATTTTATTGGGTTCGGTACCTCGGGTCGAATTAATAAAACTGATCGATAGACAAGTTGGCAAAGAAAGGCGGATGCAGGTAGTCGCTAAATGGCAAAAAGAAGCACAGGAGAGACTTGACGAGGTAGAAAGGAGAAGAAGGGAAAACAAAGAAAGGAGACCTTCCAGATTCGAAGTCACGCCGGCACCAGATAATCTACAAAGGAAGCATTCAATTAGTTCTCAATCACTTTCTACAAATCCCATGAttaaa gtgCAATGCAGTTCTTCGTTGAAAGGACAtccaaaaaaatctatattaaaaaagaCAAACTCGTTTACTTTACATAACCTAACACCAATGATGACTCCGTCTGCGACACCGTATTCGACGATAACTGGAGCAGAAAGCcg CATACGACTAGCCTTTGAAGCTATATTCCACAAATCTGCTACACTTCGAGATGCAAACCCGGAACAGCAGAGCTTGACAGATATCACGGACAAGGATAGGTGTTCGTCACAAATCATACAAGTGTCCAAAAAAGTTCAACtg CCTAAGGAGAGGGTCATCGACATGTCACCGGAAGAGCAGAGCGAATGGGAACAAACGGAAATGGACaagattttagattttggttCCTGTCACATTGACCCGGCTCCGTTTCAGTTGGTAGAGAGGACGTCATTACTTAAGGTTCATTCGGTGTTCTCGTTGGTCGGTGTCAATCACGCGTACGTCACTGCCATTGGCCGCCTGGTCGGCGTTGTCGGCTTAAAAGaa ttgAGAAAAGCCATAGAAGACACCAACTCGGGAACCAAACTTGGACACCACAAGACATCAGGCTTCCGCAGCGCTGCGATGGAATCACTGTTAAGTAATCGACAGATGGACGATGACTTTGGCGTGTAG
- the LOC100166352 gene encoding chloride channel protein 2 isoform X6, with product MTVGKTAKISSPSMRRRKSALGEDDDLERETKALASFYPSPPPVDFVQSTMYGRYTKELGDYVKATQQNISTPVIHGAANEEFSKYGGKISSTLEVVWRHSFAKLSEDWVFLTLLGLVMAVLSFAMDYGIDFTNEGRIWLFKDMAFNQYLQYIAWVLLPVSLITFAAGFVHLVAPQSIGSGIPEMKTILRGVALKEFLTLRTLIAKVVGVTATLGSGLPLGKEGPFVHIASITATLLTKVITSFKGIYENESRNTEMLAAACAVGVASCFGAPIGGVLFSIEVTTVYFAVRNYWRGFFSAVCSATVFRLLAVWFNKAETVKAFFPTHFTMEYPFDPQELTVFALLGVVCGIIGAGYVWAHRQYVLFMRQSKSMNSFLQKNRFLYPSLITFLTLTITFPLGTGKYIAGELNVHDQLTGLFSNFTWTKNEFTIEEAEMMNHWRTENTNVFICLSAYIAYNFVFSIIASTIPIPSGSFIPVFKTGAAFGRIVGELMHLWFPSGVRHGKFITPIIPGGYAVVGAAAFAGAVTHSISVSVIAFEMTGQITHIVPVMIAVLISNAVAVLLQPSLYDSIILIKNLPYLPDLLPSISGIYSVYVEDFMVRDVKYIWYNMSYRDLKKVLRENKVLRVFPLVDKPDSMILLGSVPRVELIKLIDRQVGKERRMQVVAKWQKEAQERLDEVERRRRENKERRPSRFEVTPAPDNLQRKHSISSQSLSTNPMIKVQCSSSLKGHPKKSILKKTNSFTLHNLTPMMTPSATPYSTITGAESR from the exons ATGACTGTAGGGAAAACTGCGAAAATTTCATCACCCTCTATGAGGAGACGAAAATCTGCTTTAGGTGAAGACGACGATTTGGAACGAGAAACAAAAGCATTAGCTTCATTTTATCCAAGTCCACCGCCCGTGGACTTTGTTCAAAGTACA ATGTATGGACGTTACACGAAAGAATTGGGCGACTATGTCAAAGCAACGCAACAGAACATATCAACACCCGTCATACACGGCGCTGCTAACGAAGAATTCAGCAAGTACGGCGGGAAAATCAGTTCCACTTTGGAAGTCGTATGGCGCCATTCGTTCGCCAAGCTTAGCGAAGATTGGGTTTTTCTCACGTTATTGGGTCTCGTCATGGCTGTACTAAGTTTTGCCATGGATTACGGTATAGACTTCACCAATGAAG GAAGAATATGGCTATTCAAAGATATGGCGTTCAATCAGTATTTGCAGTACATTGCTTGGGTACTGTTACCGGTCAGTTTGATAACATTCGCAGCAGGATTCGTACACTTAGTTGCGCCTCAATCAATTG GTTCTGGAATACCAgagatgaaaacaatattaagaGGCGTCGCATTAAAAGAATTTCTCACCTTGAGAACGTTGATCGCGAAAGTTGTCGGAGTTACAGCAACCTTAGGTTCGGGTCTACCTCTCGGCAAAGAG GGCCCTTTCGTGCACATTGCCAGCATAACGGCCACGCTTTTGACGAAAGTAATTACCTCGTTCAAAGGAATCTACGAGAACGAATCGCGGAACACTGAAATGCTGGCTGCGGCGTGCGCGGTTGGAGTGGCCAGCTGTTTCGGGGCTCCAATAGGAGGTGTGCTCTTCAGCATCGAAGTAACGACCGTGTACTTCGCCGTGAGGAACTACTGGAGAGGTTTCTTTTCCGCAGTCTGTAGTGCGACCGTGTTTCGACTGTTAGCCGTATGGTTCAACAAAGCCG AAACCGTAAAGGCTTTTTTCCCGACCCATTTCACTATGGAATATCCATTCGATCCACAAGAGTTGACCGTTTTCGCTTTACTTGG GGTAGTCTGTGGAATTATCGGAGCCGGTTACGTTTGGGCGCACAGGCAATACGTTTTGTTTATGAGACAGAGTAAAAGTATGAACTCTTTCCTACAGAAGAA CCGTTTTTTATATCCGAGTCTCATCACGTTTCTCACGTTGACAATCACATTCCCATTAGGCACCGGTAAATATATTGCTGGTGAACTGAACGTACACGACCAA ttaacCGGGCTGTTTAGTAATTTCACATGGACCAAGAATGAGTTCACCATCGAGGAGGCAGAAATGATGAACCATTGGCGAACGGAAAACACCAACGTTTTCATATGTTTATCGGCTTACATAGCTTATAAT TTTGTGTTCTCTATAATAGCATCGACCATTCCAATACCATCCGGTAGTTTCATTCCAGTGTTCAAAACCGGAGCCGCGTTCGGTCGAATAGTTGGTGAACTCATGCACTTGTGGTTCCCGAGCGGCGTTAGACACGGGAAATTCATCACGCCTATCATACCAG gagGTTATGCCGTAGTCGGAGCAGCAGCTTTTGCCGGGGCCGTTACACATTCCATATCAGTGTCTGTAATTGCTTTCGAAATGACGGGACAGATCACTCATATTGTACCAGTCATG ATCGCCGTGTTAATATCAAACGCTGTAGCAGTATTATTACAACCTTCGCTATACGacagtattatactaataaagaaTCTACCCTACTTGCCAGATCTACTCCCGTCCATATcgg gtatttacaGTGTGTATGTAGAAGATTTTATGGTCAGAGATGTCAAGTACATTTGGTATAATATGAGTTACCGAGACCTTAAAAAAGTTCTGAGGGAAAATAAGGTTTTAAGAGTGTTTCCGTTAGTTGACAAACCAG actCTATGATTTTATTGGGTTCGGTACCTCGGGTCGAATTAATAAAACTGATCGATAGACAAGTTGGCAAAGAAAGGCGGATGCAGGTAGTCGCTAAATGGCAAAAAGAAGCACAGGAGAGACTTGACGAGGTAGAAAGGAGAAGAAGGGAAAACAAAGAAAGGAGACCTTCCAGATTCGAAGTCACGCCGGCACCAGATAATCTACAAAGGAAGCATTCAATTAGTTCTCAATCACTTTCTACAAATCCCATGAttaaa gtgCAATGCAGTTCTTCGTTGAAAGGACAtccaaaaaaatctatattaaaaaagaCAAACTCGTTTACTTTACATAACCTAACACCAATGATGACTCCGTCTGCGACACCGTATTCGACGATAACTGGAGCAGAAAGCcggtaa
- the LOC100166352 gene encoding chloride channel protein 2 isoform X3 — MMYGRYTKELGDYVKATQQNISTPVIHGAANEEFSKYGGKISSTLEVVWRHSFAKLSEDWVFLTLLGLVMAVLSFAMDYGIDFTNEGRIWLFKDMAFNQYLQYIAWVLLPVSLITFAAGFVHLVAPQSIGSGIPEMKTILRGVALKEFLTLRTLIAKVVGVTATLGSGLPLGKEGPFVHIASITATLLTKVITSFKGIYENESRNTEMLAAACAVGVASCFGAPIGGVLFSIEVTTVYFAVRNYWRGFFSAVCSATVFRLLAVWFNKAETVKAFFPTHFTMEYPFDPQELTVFALLGVVCGIIGAGYVWAHRQYVLFMRQSKSMNSFLQKNRFLYPSLITFLTLTITFPLGTGKYIAGELNVHDQLTGLFSNFTWTKNEFTIEEAEMMNHWRTENTNVFICLSAYIAYNFVFSIIASTIPIPSGSFIPVFKTGAAFGRIVGELMHLWFPSGVRHGKFITPIIPGGYAVVGAAAFAGAVTHSISVSVIAFEMTGQITHIVPVMIAVLISNAVAVLLQPSLYDSIILIKNLPYLPDLLPSISGIYSVYVEDFMVRDVKYIWYNMSYRDLKKVLRENKVLRVFPLVDKPDSMILLGSVPRVELIKLIDRQVGKERRMQVVAKWQKEAQERLDEVERRRRENKERRPSRFEVTPAPDNLQRKHSISSQSLSTNPMIKVQCSSSLKGHPKKSILKKTNSFTLHNLTPMMTPSATPYSTITGAESRIRLAFEAIFHKSATLRDANPEQQSLTDITDKDRCSSQIIQVSKKVQLPKERVIDMSPEEQSEWEQTEMDKILDFGSCHIDPAPFQLVERTSLLKVHSVFSLVGVNHAYVTAIGRLVGVVGLKELRKAIEDTNSGTKLGHHKTSGFRSAAMESLLSNRQMDDDFGV; from the exons ATG ATGTATGGACGTTACACGAAAGAATTGGGCGACTATGTCAAAGCAACGCAACAGAACATATCAACACCCGTCATACACGGCGCTGCTAACGAAGAATTCAGCAAGTACGGCGGGAAAATCAGTTCCACTTTGGAAGTCGTATGGCGCCATTCGTTCGCCAAGCTTAGCGAAGATTGGGTTTTTCTCACGTTATTGGGTCTCGTCATGGCTGTACTAAGTTTTGCCATGGATTACGGTATAGACTTCACCAATGAAG GAAGAATATGGCTATTCAAAGATATGGCGTTCAATCAGTATTTGCAGTACATTGCTTGGGTACTGTTACCGGTCAGTTTGATAACATTCGCAGCAGGATTCGTACACTTAGTTGCGCCTCAATCAATTG GTTCTGGAATACCAgagatgaaaacaatattaagaGGCGTCGCATTAAAAGAATTTCTCACCTTGAGAACGTTGATCGCGAAAGTTGTCGGAGTTACAGCAACCTTAGGTTCGGGTCTACCTCTCGGCAAAGAG GGCCCTTTCGTGCACATTGCCAGCATAACGGCCACGCTTTTGACGAAAGTAATTACCTCGTTCAAAGGAATCTACGAGAACGAATCGCGGAACACTGAAATGCTGGCTGCGGCGTGCGCGGTTGGAGTGGCCAGCTGTTTCGGGGCTCCAATAGGAGGTGTGCTCTTCAGCATCGAAGTAACGACCGTGTACTTCGCCGTGAGGAACTACTGGAGAGGTTTCTTTTCCGCAGTCTGTAGTGCGACCGTGTTTCGACTGTTAGCCGTATGGTTCAACAAAGCCG AAACCGTAAAGGCTTTTTTCCCGACCCATTTCACTATGGAATATCCATTCGATCCACAAGAGTTGACCGTTTTCGCTTTACTTGG GGTAGTCTGTGGAATTATCGGAGCCGGTTACGTTTGGGCGCACAGGCAATACGTTTTGTTTATGAGACAGAGTAAAAGTATGAACTCTTTCCTACAGAAGAA CCGTTTTTTATATCCGAGTCTCATCACGTTTCTCACGTTGACAATCACATTCCCATTAGGCACCGGTAAATATATTGCTGGTGAACTGAACGTACACGACCAA ttaacCGGGCTGTTTAGTAATTTCACATGGACCAAGAATGAGTTCACCATCGAGGAGGCAGAAATGATGAACCATTGGCGAACGGAAAACACCAACGTTTTCATATGTTTATCGGCTTACATAGCTTATAAT TTTGTGTTCTCTATAATAGCATCGACCATTCCAATACCATCCGGTAGTTTCATTCCAGTGTTCAAAACCGGAGCCGCGTTCGGTCGAATAGTTGGTGAACTCATGCACTTGTGGTTCCCGAGCGGCGTTAGACACGGGAAATTCATCACGCCTATCATACCAG gagGTTATGCCGTAGTCGGAGCAGCAGCTTTTGCCGGGGCCGTTACACATTCCATATCAGTGTCTGTAATTGCTTTCGAAATGACGGGACAGATCACTCATATTGTACCAGTCATG ATCGCCGTGTTAATATCAAACGCTGTAGCAGTATTATTACAACCTTCGCTATACGacagtattatactaataaagaaTCTACCCTACTTGCCAGATCTACTCCCGTCCATATcgg gtatttacaGTGTGTATGTAGAAGATTTTATGGTCAGAGATGTCAAGTACATTTGGTATAATATGAGTTACCGAGACCTTAAAAAAGTTCTGAGGGAAAATAAGGTTTTAAGAGTGTTTCCGTTAGTTGACAAACCAG actCTATGATTTTATTGGGTTCGGTACCTCGGGTCGAATTAATAAAACTGATCGATAGACAAGTTGGCAAAGAAAGGCGGATGCAGGTAGTCGCTAAATGGCAAAAAGAAGCACAGGAGAGACTTGACGAGGTAGAAAGGAGAAGAAGGGAAAACAAAGAAAGGAGACCTTCCAGATTCGAAGTCACGCCGGCACCAGATAATCTACAAAGGAAGCATTCAATTAGTTCTCAATCACTTTCTACAAATCCCATGAttaaa gtgCAATGCAGTTCTTCGTTGAAAGGACAtccaaaaaaatctatattaaaaaagaCAAACTCGTTTACTTTACATAACCTAACACCAATGATGACTCCGTCTGCGACACCGTATTCGACGATAACTGGAGCAGAAAGCcg CATACGACTAGCCTTTGAAGCTATATTCCACAAATCTGCTACACTTCGAGATGCAAACCCGGAACAGCAGAGCTTGACAGATATCACGGACAAGGATAGGTGTTCGTCACAAATCATACAAGTGTCCAAAAAAGTTCAACtg CCTAAGGAGAGGGTCATCGACATGTCACCGGAAGAGCAGAGCGAATGGGAACAAACGGAAATGGACaagattttagattttggttCCTGTCACATTGACCCGGCTCCGTTTCAGTTGGTAGAGAGGACGTCATTACTTAAGGTTCATTCGGTGTTCTCGTTGGTCGGTGTCAATCACGCGTACGTCACTGCCATTGGCCGCCTGGTCGGCGTTGTCGGCTTAAAAGaa ttgAGAAAAGCCATAGAAGACACCAACTCGGGAACCAAACTTGGACACCACAAGACATCAGGCTTCCGCAGCGCTGCGATGGAATCACTGTTAAGTAATCGACAGATGGACGATGACTTTGGCGTGTAG